A genomic window from Vagococcus sp. CY52-2 includes:
- a CDS encoding YitT family protein: protein MSDNGYMEKVSMAVVNGILQAIALNLFWRPGHIYASGITGLGQIIVTLAEKVSGIELPMGVVLYCLNIPLFILAWIMLSRKFTIFTMISVFMTAFFVQVIPITVLSTDPIICAIFGGGICGLGVGLALRSGLSSGGLDIVSMTIRKLTGRNVGSLNIIFNACIILTSGYLFGWPYSFYSAFSIFVNGKVVDMVFTKQKKMQVMIITSKPQTVVDELQSRIRRGITILNDAEGAFSHHEQKVLLTVLTRDQIPMLQHAMEKADPKAFVSISENVTIMGNFYETID from the coding sequence TATGGAAAAAGTTTCTATGGCTGTTGTTAATGGTATTTTACAAGCAATTGCACTAAATTTATTTTGGAGACCTGGACATATTTATGCCAGTGGTATTACAGGTTTAGGGCAGATTATTGTCACGTTAGCCGAAAAGGTATCAGGTATTGAATTGCCTATGGGTGTTGTATTGTATTGCTTAAATATTCCGCTGTTTATATTAGCGTGGATAATGTTGAGTAGAAAATTTACTATTTTTACGATGATTTCTGTATTTATGACAGCTTTTTTTGTACAGGTTATTCCTATTACAGTGTTATCGACCGATCCTATTATTTGTGCCATTTTTGGTGGAGGAATATGTGGTTTGGGAGTAGGATTAGCGCTTCGTAGTGGCTTATCTTCGGGTGGATTAGATATTGTTAGTATGACAATTAGAAAACTAACTGGTCGAAATGTTGGATCATTAAATATCATTTTTAATGCCTGTATTATTTTAACATCAGGTTATTTGTTTGGTTGGCCATATTCATTTTACAGTGCTTTTTCTATTTTTGTGAATGGCAAAGTAGTCGATATGGTATTTACTAAGCAAAAAAAAATGCAAGTTATGATTATTACAAGTAAGCCACAAACTGTCGTAGATGAGTTACAATCTAGGATACGTCGAGGTATTACTATTTTAAATGATGCAGAAGGAGCATTTTCTCATCATGAACAAAAAGTATTATTAACTGTATTGACGCGCGATCAAATCCCTATGCTACAACATGCAATGGAGAAAGCAGATCCAAAAGCCTTTGTTAGTATATCCGAGAATGTAACTATTATGGGGAATTTCTATGAAACGATTGATTAG
- a CDS encoding ATP-binding cassette domain-containing protein, which translates to MMGLIEIKDLKVHYPIRGGFLNKVVDYVYAVDGVDFEIEAGKTYGLVGESGSGKSTIGKTIVGLEKATAGEILFENTNVVSKRARKSIGYNKDVQMIFQDSMSSLNPKKRVLDIIAEPIRNFENLSVQEEKKRVQNLLDIVGMPTDALYKYPHEFSGGQRQRLGVARAVATNPKLIIADEPVSALDLSVQAQVLNFMKRIQEEYNLSYLFISHDLGVVKHMCDNIAIMNHGRFVEIGTREDIYNNPQHIYTKRLLSAIPKIDVENRDKHKQERRKVEQDFRDLYSQYYDENGRVYDLKTISPTHQAAIKTTEGGGQ; encoded by the coding sequence ATAATGGGACTAATAGAAATAAAAGATTTAAAAGTGCATTACCCAATTCGTGGAGGATTTTTAAATAAAGTTGTTGATTATGTTTATGCTGTTGATGGTGTTGACTTTGAAATTGAAGCAGGAAAAACATACGGTTTAGTTGGAGAGTCTGGTTCAGGCAAATCAACCATTGGTAAAACAATTGTGGGTCTTGAAAAAGCAACAGCCGGAGAAATTTTATTTGAAAACACAAATGTTGTTTCAAAAAGAGCAAGAAAATCAATTGGCTATAATAAAGATGTGCAAATGATTTTCCAAGATTCAATGTCAAGTTTAAATCCTAAGAAACGTGTATTGGATATTATTGCTGAACCCATTCGAAACTTCGAAAACTTATCTGTTCAAGAAGAAAAGAAACGTGTTCAAAACTTGTTAGATATTGTTGGTATGCCAACAGATGCACTATATAAGTACCCACATGAGTTTTCTGGTGGTCAAAGACAACGTTTAGGTGTGGCACGAGCTGTTGCAACGAATCCTAAATTAATCATTGCCGATGAGCCAGTATCAGCTCTTGACTTATCAGTTCAAGCACAGGTACTTAACTTCATGAAACGTATTCAGGAAGAATATAATTTGAGTTATTTATTTATCTCTCACGATTTAGGTGTGGTAAAACACATGTGTGACAATATTGCGATTATGAATCATGGTCGTTTTGTTGAAATCGGAACGCGTGAAGATATTTATAATAATCCACAACATATTTATACAAAACGCTTACTGTCTGCCATTCCTAAGATTGATGTAGAAAACCGTGATAAGCATAAACAAGAGCGTCGAAAAGTGGAACAAGATTTCCGAGACTTATACAGCCAGTACTATGATGAAAATGGTCGTGTATATGACTTGAAAACTATTAGTCCAACTCATCAGGCAGCAATTAAGACAACTGAAGGGGGAGGACAATGA
- a CDS encoding ABC transporter ATP-binding protein: protein MFVDNKLLDVRNLHTGFRIKDNFYDAVDDVSITLDKNEILAIVGESGCGKSTLAMTIMGLQDPKNTRITGDIVYNDLNLVGLSETLYNKIRGNDIGMIFQDPLSALNPLMRIGDQISEALFYHTDLDEKQRTERAIELLNQVGIVNPERVAKQYPHELSGGMRQRVIIAIAISCKPPIIIADEPTTALDVTIQAQILDLLGDLQEETEAGIILITHDLGVVAETADRVAVMYGGQIVEEAPVDVLFSNPQHPYTRSLLNSIPQEDAHDSELHVIEGVVPSLKNMPRTGCRFAARIPWIPEDEHEEQPTLHEVEPGHFVRCTCYKHFHFREEGDA from the coding sequence TTGTTTGTTGACAACAAATTATTAGACGTGAGAAATTTACATACGGGATTTCGAATCAAAGACAATTTTTATGATGCAGTAGATGACGTGTCAATTACATTAGACAAAAATGAAATTTTAGCAATTGTTGGAGAATCTGGTTGTGGGAAAAGCACATTAGCAATGACCATAATGGGGTTACAAGATCCAAAAAATACTAGAATTACTGGGGATATCGTCTACAACGATTTAAATCTTGTAGGTCTATCCGAAACGCTTTATAACAAGATTAGAGGAAATGATATCGGGATGATTTTCCAAGATCCATTGTCAGCGTTAAATCCATTAATGCGTATAGGAGATCAAATTTCAGAAGCGTTGTTTTATCATACAGATTTAGATGAAAAACAACGGACTGAACGTGCGATTGAGTTATTAAATCAAGTAGGTATTGTCAATCCTGAACGTGTGGCAAAACAATATCCACATGAATTGTCCGGTGGGATGAGACAACGTGTTATCATCGCTATCGCTATTTCTTGTAAACCACCAATTATTATTGCCGATGAACCTACTACTGCGCTTGATGTAACCATTCAAGCACAAATTTTAGACTTATTAGGAGATTTACAAGAGGAAACAGAAGCCGGCATTATTTTGATTACTCACGATTTAGGTGTGGTAGCTGAGACAGCAGATAGAGTCGCTGTTATGTATGGTGGTCAAATTGTAGAAGAAGCACCTGTTGATGTTTTATTCTCTAATCCACAACATCCTTATACACGCTCGTTACTGAACTCAATTCCACAAGAAGACGCACATGACTCTGAATTACATGTTATCGAGGGAGTGGTTCCTTCATTAAAAAATATGCCACGTACAGGTTGCCGATTTGCCGCTCGTATTCCTTGGATACCAGAAGATGAGCACGAGGAACAACCAACGTTGCATGAAGTTGAACCAGGACACTTTGTTCGATGCACATGTTACAAACATTTCCACTTTAGAGAAGAAGGTGACGCATAA